A DNA window from Halomicrobium mukohataei DSM 12286 contains the following coding sequences:
- the dpsA gene encoding DNA starvation/stationary phase protection protein DpsA, with product MSKQTSVQQEFGTVGDNELRLERDKSEQIIDALNSDLAATYVLYHQLKKHHWNVEGAEFRDLHLFLGDAAANAEAAADELAERAQALGGTPVAGPAALADHAPVDSEDEDVYDIRTSLANDLEMYGEIIESLRDHVELATNLGDHATAQILREILVETEEDAHHIEHYLEDDTLVTENAMQ from the coding sequence ATGAGCAAACAAACGTCCGTCCAGCAGGAGTTTGGCACCGTCGGTGACAACGAGCTTCGCCTCGAACGAGACAAGTCCGAGCAGATCATCGACGCGCTGAACAGCGACCTGGCGGCGACCTACGTCCTCTACCACCAGCTCAAGAAACACCACTGGAACGTCGAGGGCGCGGAGTTTCGCGACCTCCACCTGTTCCTGGGCGACGCCGCCGCAAACGCCGAAGCGGCGGCCGACGAACTCGCCGAGCGCGCCCAGGCACTCGGTGGGACGCCCGTCGCCGGACCGGCCGCACTGGCCGACCACGCGCCGGTCGACTCCGAGGACGAGGACGTGTACGACATCCGGACCTCGCTGGCCAACGACCTCGAGATGTACGGCGAGATCATCGAGTCGCTGCGTGACCACGTCGAGCTGGCGACCAACCTCGGCGACCACGCGACGGCACAGATCCTCCGCGAGATCCTGGTCGAGACCGAAGAGGACGCCCACCACATCGAGCACTACCTCGAAGACGACACGCTCGTCACCGAGAACGCGATGCAGTAG
- a CDS encoding aminotransferase class I/II-fold pyridoxal phosphate-dependent enzyme, with the protein MTHGFSLGRRLEQREERGLRRHLNPAESVAGRTRLADDPGGGTADFGEPELVFAANNYLGLADDGRVQRAAETAARSIGTGAGASRLVTGDTTLHRALERDLADSKGTERALVFSSGYAANVGVIDALDPDVVFSDELNHASIVDGCRIGADETVVYDHCDPADLARRMDARSGDADSESWLVLTDSVFSMDGDRAPLSDICDAAERHGAWVMVDEAHATGVVGADGGGVVQAQGVSDRIDVQLGTLSKALAAQGGYVAGAETLIEFLLNEARTFVFSTGLAPPAAGAAREALRIAREGTRRERLWENVERLRDGLEAAGFEVLGDTHILPVVVGHRDDAMALATAVRDRGIVAPAIRPPTVPAGRSRLRIAPMATHDEAAIDRCLDAFERAGTECGLL; encoded by the coding sequence ATGACACACGGCTTTTCGCTCGGGAGACGGCTCGAACAGCGCGAGGAGCGCGGCCTGCGACGCCACCTGAACCCGGCTGAATCGGTCGCCGGCCGGACCCGGTTGGCCGACGATCCGGGCGGTGGAACCGCCGACTTCGGCGAGCCGGAGCTGGTCTTCGCCGCGAACAACTACCTCGGACTGGCCGACGACGGACGGGTCCAGCGAGCGGCCGAGACCGCGGCACGGTCGATCGGCACCGGTGCCGGCGCGTCCCGGCTCGTCACGGGGGATACGACGCTCCATCGAGCCCTGGAACGCGACCTCGCAGACAGCAAGGGAACGGAGCGCGCGCTCGTGTTTTCGTCTGGCTACGCTGCAAACGTCGGTGTGATCGACGCGCTCGATCCGGACGTGGTGTTTTCCGACGAACTGAACCACGCCAGCATCGTCGACGGCTGTCGGATCGGGGCCGACGAGACGGTGGTCTACGACCACTGTGACCCCGCGGATCTCGCGCGGCGGATGGACGCCCGAAGCGGCGACGCCGACAGCGAGTCGTGGCTCGTCCTCACCGACAGCGTGTTCTCGATGGACGGCGACCGCGCGCCGCTGTCCGACATCTGTGACGCGGCCGAGCGCCACGGCGCGTGGGTGATGGTCGACGAAGCCCACGCGACCGGTGTCGTCGGTGCCGACGGTGGCGGTGTCGTCCAGGCACAGGGCGTGAGCGACCGGATCGACGTACAGCTCGGGACCCTCTCGAAGGCGCTGGCCGCACAGGGCGGGTACGTCGCCGGTGCGGAGACGCTGATCGAGTTCCTGCTCAACGAGGCCCGGACGTTCGTCTTCTCGACCGGACTCGCACCGCCGGCTGCCGGAGCGGCACGCGAGGCGCTCCGGATCGCACGCGAGGGAACTCGACGGGAGCGGCTCTGGGAGAACGTCGAGCGGCTCCGGGACGGTCTCGAAGCCGCCGGGTTCGAGGTGCTTGGCGACACGCACATCCTCCCGGTGGTGGTCGGGCACCGAGACGACGCGATGGCACTCGCGACGGCCGTCCGCGACCGGGGCATCGTCGCACCGGCGATCAGGCCGCCGACCGTCCCAGCCGGCCGGTCGCGGCTCCGAATCGCGCCGATGGCGACCCACGACGAGGCGGCGATCGACCGCTGTCTCGACGCCTTCGAGCGTGCCGGAACGGAGTGTGGGCTGTTGTGA
- the bioD gene encoding dethiobiotin synthase: MSLFVVGTDTGVGKTVLTAGITGWLHRDGIDATAVKPCQTGVPEDDDARFVERVCGDEAAATCLERLGPALAPAVAARETGVELSYDRLLSGCRAAVEDSEATVVEGIGGLRVPLTATHEVVDLVADLDLPTLVVARSGLGTLNHTALTVEALRRRGVSVRGVVLNEYEGATVAERTNPREIETANDVPVATLPPVDVADGEALVDAVASALPERFRGVERSGD; this comes from the coding sequence GTGAGCCTGTTCGTGGTCGGCACGGACACCGGCGTCGGCAAGACGGTCCTCACGGCCGGCATCACGGGCTGGCTGCACCGTGACGGGATCGACGCGACCGCGGTCAAGCCCTGCCAGACCGGTGTTCCCGAGGACGACGACGCGCGCTTCGTCGAGCGCGTCTGTGGCGACGAGGCGGCCGCGACCTGTCTGGAACGGCTCGGCCCGGCGCTAGCCCCCGCCGTTGCGGCCCGCGAGACGGGCGTCGAACTCTCCTACGACCGTCTGCTGTCCGGCTGTCGCGCAGCCGTCGAGGACAGCGAGGCGACCGTCGTCGAGGGGATCGGCGGACTCCGGGTCCCGCTGACGGCGACCCACGAGGTCGTCGATCTCGTCGCCGACCTCGACCTGCCGACGCTGGTCGTCGCCCGCTCCGGGTTAGGGACGCTGAATCACACGGCTCTGACCGTCGAGGCGCTACGTCGTCGGGGAGTCTCCGTTCGAGGCGTCGTCCTGAACGAGTACGAGGGCGCGACCGTCGCCGAGCGGACGAATCCGCGCGAGATCGAGACGGCCAACGACGTGCCGGTGGCGACGCTGCCGCCGGTCGACGTGGCGGACGGCGAGGCGCTCGTCGACGCCGTGGCGTCGGCGCTCCCCGAGCGATTTCGCGGCGTCGAACGGAGCGGCGACTGA
- the bioB gene encoding biotin synthase BioB — MVYETGNRTIDDAVARVIDGEQLDRRDGLALLAQPVGELAAGADYVRSQFGDGTVDACSIVNAKAGNCAEDCGFCAQSVHFDTGIENYGFLDPEEILAAAKRAERDGAQRFGIVVAEKGVSKEHRPEEWQEVLRAIRLVRDETAVEVDASLGILTEEEAAILAEEGLNHYNHNIETSPRFFPEIVDSHSFEDRVATLEVAKEAGMDLCAGVILGMGESPADRVDAAVALQDIGVSSLPVNILNPVAGTPLSEKLNGTADITTEAIVETIAVYRFLHPEARVRLTGGREVNLDEDEQHLPFEAGADGMLTGDYLTTDGQSPGDDIETVERAGLEPNMAENEFDPAAVKERGNDAADPDGVVETAAGTATSEAESGD, encoded by the coding sequence GTGGTTTACGAGACAGGTAACCGAACGATCGACGACGCTGTCGCCCGCGTGATCGACGGCGAACAGTTGGATCGCCGCGACGGGCTCGCGCTGCTGGCCCAGCCCGTCGGCGAACTCGCAGCGGGGGCCGACTACGTCCGGTCACAGTTCGGTGACGGGACCGTCGACGCCTGCTCGATCGTGAACGCGAAGGCCGGCAACTGCGCCGAGGACTGTGGCTTCTGTGCCCAGTCGGTCCACTTCGACACCGGGATCGAAAACTACGGCTTCCTCGATCCCGAGGAGATCCTCGCCGCGGCCAAGCGCGCCGAACGCGACGGTGCCCAGCGCTTCGGGATCGTCGTCGCCGAGAAGGGCGTCTCGAAAGAGCACCGCCCCGAGGAGTGGCAGGAAGTCCTGCGAGCGATCAGGCTGGTCCGCGACGAGACGGCCGTGGAGGTCGACGCGAGTCTCGGCATCCTCACGGAGGAGGAAGCGGCCATCCTGGCCGAGGAGGGACTCAACCACTACAATCACAACATCGAGACCTCGCCGCGTTTCTTCCCCGAGATCGTCGACTCCCACAGCTTCGAGGACCGCGTGGCGACCCTGGAAGTCGCCAAGGAGGCGGGTATGGACCTCTGTGCCGGCGTGATTCTGGGAATGGGCGAGTCCCCGGCGGATCGCGTCGACGCGGCGGTCGCCCTCCAGGACATCGGCGTCTCCTCGCTCCCGGTCAACATCCTCAATCCGGTCGCCGGGACGCCTCTCTCGGAGAAGCTGAACGGGACGGCCGACATCACGACCGAGGCAATCGTCGAGACGATCGCAGTGTACCGATTCCTCCACCCCGAGGCACGGGTCCGACTCACCGGCGGCCGGGAGGTCAACCTCGACGAAGACGAACAGCATCTCCCGTTCGAGGCGGGAGCTGACGGGATGCTCACCGGCGACTATCTGACGACGGACGGCCAGTCGCCCGGTGACGACATCGAGACCGTCGAGCGGGCGGGACTGGAGCCGAACATGGCCGAAAACGAGTTCGACCCGGCGGCGGTCAAGGAGCGCGGCAACGACGCTGCCGATCCCGACGGCGTCGTCGAGACGGCGGCGGGGACGGCGACCAGCGAAGCGGAATCCGGAGACTGA
- a CDS encoding Nmad3 family putative nucleotide modification protein gives MTVVFAGVGADDSNVNAHAPLYPDGRFEYVPIPEKTPDTDEPETYGSWALRYDGRVAAELTDRLDTYPEDGSAETVRDEAVADWPLHRDPNFEAMTYGEHREGFGQYVSRLSGLGEGDVVAFYTSLVEERSERKHRYLVGYFTVEGRTVIEPGDPTELKREKLARHSENAHAKRAVEGVPFYDDKRLVLLDGRTPGGLFERDPIRLSEYRDRPDGSGGYYLDSAVAERFAVSEGSDYMTRKPALVSELDGEEFVERVGRPGDR, from the coding sequence ATGACAGTCGTCTTTGCCGGTGTCGGAGCCGACGACAGCAACGTCAACGCCCACGCGCCGCTGTACCCGGACGGCCGCTTCGAATACGTCCCGATTCCGGAGAAGACGCCCGACACCGACGAGCCAGAGACCTACGGTAGCTGGGCGCTGCGCTACGACGGCCGGGTCGCCGCGGAGCTGACCGACCGCCTCGACACCTACCCGGAGGACGGGAGCGCCGAGACGGTTCGCGACGAGGCCGTCGCGGACTGGCCGCTGCACCGCGACCCCAACTTCGAGGCGATGACCTACGGCGAGCACCGCGAGGGGTTCGGGCAGTACGTCTCGCGGCTCTCGGGCCTCGGCGAGGGCGACGTGGTGGCGTTCTACACCTCGCTGGTCGAGGAGCGGTCGGAACGCAAGCACCGCTATCTCGTCGGCTACTTCACCGTCGAGGGGCGTACCGTGATCGAACCGGGCGATCCGACCGAACTGAAGCGTGAGAAGCTCGCGCGCCACTCCGAGAACGCCCACGCGAAGCGCGCCGTCGAGGGCGTCCCCTTCTACGACGACAAGCGGCTCGTGTTGCTCGACGGCCGGACTCCCGGTGGGCTCTTCGAGCGCGATCCGATTCGGCTGAGCGAGTACCGCGACCGCCCGGACGGCTCCGGCGGATACTACCTCGACTCGGCCGTGGCCGAGCGCTTCGCCGTCTCGGAGGGGTCCGACTACATGACTCGAAAGCCCGCACTGGTGAGCGAACTGGACGGCGAGGAGTTCGTCGAACGAGTCGGTCGGCCGGGCGACCGTTGA
- a CDS encoding phosphotransacetylase family protein: MNTLLVTSTNDGIGKTAITLALARRAQRAGYDVGYMKPKGTRLQSAVGKTRDEDPMLARELLDLDAEMHEMEPIVYSPTFIQEAIRGREDPDELRERVVDSFEDLAEDKDLMIVEGSGDLSTGSIVDLDDVDIAEALDARMLLVTGYDSVATTDAVLGSAQTAGDRLEGVVFNGVADAKMDELNDDVIPFLDGRDVPVFGALPTVPELAGVTVEELARSLGCNVLTPDIGLDRHVERFTVGAMGGSSALDQFRRTRDAVMITGGDRSEVQTAALEAAGIKALLLTGGFRPASAVLGRAQEEGVPILLVQSDTRTTIDRVEDVLHAGRTRTGDTVDRMGELLAEGVDVERLLSVDL; the protein is encoded by the coding sequence ATGAACACGCTACTGGTCACCTCGACGAACGACGGCATCGGCAAGACGGCGATCACCCTCGCGCTCGCTCGGCGCGCACAGCGGGCGGGCTACGACGTGGGGTACATGAAACCGAAAGGCACGCGGCTCCAGAGCGCGGTCGGCAAGACCCGCGACGAGGACCCGATGCTCGCGCGCGAACTGCTCGATCTCGACGCGGAGATGCACGAGATGGAGCCGATCGTCTACTCCCCGACGTTCATTCAGGAGGCGATCCGCGGGCGCGAAGATCCCGACGAGCTGCGCGAGCGGGTCGTCGACAGCTTCGAGGACCTGGCCGAGGACAAAGACCTGATGATCGTCGAGGGGAGCGGCGACCTCTCGACGGGGAGCATCGTCGACCTCGACGACGTGGACATCGCCGAGGCCCTCGACGCCCGCATGTTGCTGGTCACGGGGTACGACTCCGTGGCGACGACCGACGCGGTGCTCGGCAGCGCACAGACGGCCGGCGACCGGCTGGAAGGCGTTGTCTTCAACGGCGTCGCCGACGCCAAGATGGACGAGCTCAACGACGACGTGATCCCGTTCCTCGACGGGCGGGACGTGCCGGTGTTCGGCGCGCTCCCGACGGTCCCGGAGCTGGCCGGCGTCACGGTCGAGGAACTCGCCCGGAGCCTGGGCTGTAACGTCCTGACGCCGGATATCGGTCTCGACAGACACGTCGAGCGGTTCACGGTCGGGGCGATGGGCGGCAGCAGCGCGCTCGACCAGTTCCGGCGGACACGAGACGCGGTCATGATCACCGGCGGCGACCGCTCGGAGGTCCAGACGGCCGCGCTGGAAGCGGCGGGCATCAAGGCGCTGTTGCTGACCGGGGGCTTCCGACCGGCCAGTGCCGTCCTCGGTCGCGCACAGGAAGAGGGCGTCCCGATCTTGCTCGTCCAGTCGGACACCCGGACGACGATCGATCGCGTCGAGGACGTTCTCCACGCCGGCCGCACCCGAACCGGAGACACCGTCGATCGGATGGGCGAACTCCTCGCCGAAGGCGTCGACGTGGAACGGCTGCTCTCGGTCGATCTCTGA
- a CDS encoding Zn-ribbon domain-containing OB-fold protein yields MTLDAHRCENGHVTYPGHTFCPECGEKQTETVDLSERRGEVVTWTHSTATPPGVREPNTLAIVEFDVADTVVRALGQVTTDDVETGDVVEPVYVEELRDPEIGIKEPESQDWDGYRFRPVQ; encoded by the coding sequence GTGACCCTCGATGCACACCGCTGTGAGAACGGTCACGTGACGTATCCCGGCCACACGTTCTGTCCGGAGTGTGGAGAGAAACAGACCGAGACGGTCGACCTCTCGGAACGCCGCGGCGAGGTCGTCACCTGGACTCACTCGACGGCGACGCCGCCGGGCGTGCGCGAACCGAACACGCTGGCGATCGTCGAGTTCGACGTGGCAGACACCGTCGTTCGCGCGCTCGGCCAGGTCACGACCGACGACGTCGAGACCGGCGACGTGGTCGAACCGGTGTACGTCGAGGAACTGCGTGATCCCGAGATCGGGATCAAGGAACCGGAGAGTCAGGACTGGGACGGGTATCGCTTCCGACCAGTCCAGTGA
- a CDS encoding DUF7547 family protein has protein sequence MSSSDDDLASLVGELVTTLQRLETEFEPRDDDDRLRPPTPRELMRLTSDVAIPATILLLRTNIEALKLLQRALRMADGRAPTADSEGSDVRARAERLSATTLSKLDGALADLQDAVEGQPTDDEARELLTEARRLRADIESRIEERSNGSPEGGSAASLEADGEDESEDVPVDVDAELRSLKDDVSDQTDSDDDDAS, from the coding sequence ATGAGCAGCTCCGACGACGATCTTGCGTCCCTGGTCGGCGAACTCGTCACGACGTTACAGCGGCTCGAAACCGAGTTCGAGCCACGGGACGACGACGATCGGCTGCGTCCGCCGACGCCGCGCGAACTGATGCGGTTGACCAGCGACGTCGCCATTCCCGCGACGATCCTCCTGTTGCGGACCAACATCGAGGCCCTGAAGCTCCTCCAGCGGGCGCTGCGGATGGCGGACGGTCGAGCACCGACGGCGGACTCGGAGGGGAGCGACGTGCGGGCGCGCGCCGAGCGCCTCAGCGCGACCACGCTCTCGAAGCTCGACGGCGCGCTCGCTGATCTCCAGGACGCCGTCGAGGGCCAGCCCACGGACGACGAGGCGCGCGAGCTCCTGACCGAAGCCCGTCGCCTGCGAGCGGACATCGAGTCCCGCATCGAGGAGCGATCCAACGGGAGCCCGGAGGGAGGATCGGCGGCCAGCCTCGAAGCCGACGGCGAAGACGAGAGCGAGGACGTGCCCGTCGACGTGGACGCGGAACTGCGTTCGCTGAAGGACGACGTGAGCGATCAGACCGATTCGGACGACGACGACGCTTCCTGA
- the acs gene encoding acetate--CoA ligase alpha subunit, translated as MGRLSTLFSPDRVAVVGATDSDGAVGRAITENLQASFAGDIVAVNPYKESVLGLHCHDTVADVEADIDVAVIVVPPDVAVDSIREAGEAGIENVVVITAGFGETGAEGAAREKDLRETAAEYDLNLVGPNSLGIMSTPTGLNATFGNEMATSGGISFMSQSGAFVTAVLDWAAERDVGFKDIVSLGNKAILDERDFIDEWGTDPDTDVILGYLEDIEDGAGFVQTAREVTQDTPIVLVKSGRTDAGASAAASHTGAMAGSEAAYEAGLEQSGAIRVETVQELFDYAQILADQPLPEGKEVAIVTNAGGPGVMTTDAVGDSGLELADLTDDTVERLAETMPDEANIYNPVDIIGDAPAARFEAALETVMADDNVAMAVVVACPTAVLSFEELAEVVVDCQQEYDIPVATTLMGGQSVGPAASTLTESGIPNYFDPARAVDSLDALARYDDIQSREYTDPETFDVDRERARDILQSAADRNQNRLGVEAMDLLDAYGIPTPEGEVVDSPSEAQSVAESIGDEVVMKIVSPDILHKSDIGGVEVGVSPEDVWDTYEDLVVRARNYQQDATILGVQVQEMLDVDAGTETILGVNRDPQFGPLVLFGLGGIFVEVLEDTTLRVAPVSEPDARSMLDDIESAPLLRGARGRDPVDEDALVETIQRLSQLVTEFPAIVELDINPLVATNDGVAAIDLRLTLDQEEL; from the coding sequence ATGGGACGCCTCTCAACGTTGTTCTCGCCCGACCGGGTCGCCGTCGTCGGTGCGACAGACTCCGACGGTGCGGTCGGTCGCGCGATCACGGAAAACTTGCAGGCGTCGTTCGCGGGTGATATCGTCGCCGTAAACCCGTACAAGGAGAGCGTGCTGGGTCTGCACTGCCACGACACCGTGGCCGACGTCGAGGCAGACATCGACGTGGCGGTGATCGTCGTCCCACCCGACGTCGCCGTCGACTCGATCCGCGAGGCAGGCGAGGCGGGGATCGAGAACGTCGTCGTCATCACCGCCGGCTTCGGCGAAACCGGCGCAGAGGGCGCAGCACGCGAGAAAGATCTCAGAGAGACGGCCGCCGAGTACGACCTCAACCTCGTCGGCCCGAACAGCCTCGGCATCATGAGCACGCCGACGGGACTCAACGCCACGTTCGGCAACGAGATGGCAACGAGCGGCGGCATCTCGTTTATGAGCCAGTCCGGCGCGTTCGTCACGGCGGTCCTGGACTGGGCCGCCGAACGCGACGTGGGATTCAAAGACATCGTCTCGCTGGGCAACAAGGCGATCCTCGACGAACGGGACTTCATCGACGAGTGGGGGACAGACCCCGACACCGACGTGATCCTGGGCTACCTCGAAGACATCGAGGACGGCGCGGGCTTCGTCCAGACCGCGCGCGAGGTCACGCAGGACACGCCGATCGTGCTCGTCAAGTCCGGTCGGACCGACGCCGGTGCCAGCGCCGCCGCCTCTCACACCGGTGCGATGGCCGGTTCGGAAGCGGCCTACGAGGCGGGTCTCGAACAGTCCGGCGCGATCCGGGTCGAGACCGTCCAGGAACTGTTCGACTACGCACAGATCCTCGCCGACCAGCCCCTCCCGGAGGGAAAGGAAGTCGCGATCGTCACGAACGCGGGCGGACCCGGCGTGATGACCACCGACGCTGTCGGCGACAGCGGCCTCGAACTGGCCGACCTGACCGACGACACGGTCGAGCGCCTCGCCGAGACGATGCCCGACGAGGCCAACATCTACAACCCGGTCGACATCATCGGCGACGCACCGGCAGCCAGGTTCGAGGCGGCCCTGGAGACCGTCATGGCCGACGACAACGTCGCCATGGCGGTCGTCGTCGCCTGTCCGACCGCGGTCCTCTCGTTCGAGGAGCTGGCGGAGGTCGTCGTCGACTGCCAGCAGGAGTACGACATTCCCGTCGCGACCACGCTGATGGGCGGCCAGAGCGTCGGCCCCGCTGCCTCGACGTTGACCGAGTCGGGCATTCCGAACTACTTCGACCCGGCCCGCGCCGTCGACAGCCTCGACGCGCTGGCCCGCTACGACGACATCCAGTCCCGCGAGTACACCGACCCCGAGACCTTCGACGTGGACCGCGAGCGGGCGCGAGACATCCTGCAGTCGGCCGCGGACCGAAACCAGAACCGCCTCGGCGTCGAGGCCATGGACTTGCTCGACGCCTACGGGATCCCGACGCCGGAGGGCGAGGTCGTCGACTCCCCGTCGGAGGCCCAGTCGGTCGCGGAATCGATCGGCGACGAGGTCGTCATGAAGATCGTGAGCCCGGACATCCTCCACAAGTCCGACATCGGCGGCGTCGAGGTCGGCGTCTCACCGGAGGACGTGTGGGACACCTACGAGGACCTCGTCGTGCGAGCACGCAACTACCAGCAGGACGCGACGATCCTCGGCGTCCAGGTCCAGGAGATGCTGGACGTCGACGCGGGCACCGAGACGATCCTCGGGGTGAACCGCGATCCACAGTTCGGCCCGCTGGTCCTCTTTGGACTCGGCGGCATCTTCGTCGAAGTGCTCGAAGACACCACGCTCCGGGTCGCGCCGGTCTCGGAGCCCGACGCCCGCTCGATGCTCGACGACATCGAGTCGGCCCCGCTGTTGCGGGGCGCACGCGGTCGCGATCCGGTCGACGAGGACGCGCTGGTCGAGACGATCCAGCGCCTGTCACAGCTCGTCACGGAGTTCCCGGCGATCGTCGAACTGGACATCAACCCGCTCGTCGCGACCAACGACGGCGTCGCGGCGATCGACCTGCGGCTGACCCTCGATCAGGAGGAACTATGA
- a CDS encoding HTH domain-containing protein, with amino-acid sequence MPTTEQPGGVRARLFVRETLPTPATQSSQRTIARLERLTSTGLLDDYSVTSWDKRLPVDGENAPEQRRRYNEFSDWARSNGARLTPFFDTRECYSMETGEKRTELVFPAICLALYENGDLRTVAPHAAGSETESVADCLDRLAEQSSDEPVRRTIVTAD; translated from the coding sequence ATGCCCACGACAGAGCAGCCGGGGGGAGTTCGGGCGAGGCTATTCGTTCGGGAGACCCTCCCGACACCGGCGACCCAGAGCAGCCAGCGGACCATCGCTCGGCTGGAGCGACTCACGTCGACGGGACTCCTCGACGACTACAGCGTAACGTCGTGGGACAAGCGGCTGCCGGTCGACGGGGAGAACGCGCCCGAACAGCGGCGTCGGTACAACGAGTTCAGCGACTGGGCCCGGTCTAACGGTGCCCGCCTGACGCCGTTTTTCGACACCCGAGAGTGCTACTCGATGGAGACCGGCGAGAAGCGCACCGAGCTGGTCTTTCCGGCGATCTGTCTCGCACTCTACGAGAACGGCGACCTCCGGACCGTCGCACCGCACGCGGCGGGTTCCGAGACCGAATCCGTCGCGGACTGTCTGGACCGACTGGCCGAACAGTCCTCCGACGAACCGGTTCGACGGACGATCGTCACGGCCGACTGA
- the thiC gene encoding phosphomethylpyrimidine synthase ThiC, which produces MTTQLQRARDGEITSAMERIAERETVDAEFVREQVADGQAVIPANVGHETLDPMIIGREFSTKVNANIGNSEETSDLDGELEKLHTAVHYGADTVMDLSTGANLDEIREANVEHSPVPVGTVPIYEAVKRAGSPEEITHELLLDVIEKQAEQGVDYMTIHAGVLMEHLPLTDGRKTGIVSRGGSIMAKWMEENGMQNPLYTKYEEICEIFREHDVTFSLGDGLRPGCIADASDEAQFAELDTLGELTRKAWDEGVQVMVEGPGHVPMDEVADNVERQQEVCDGAPFYVLGPLVTDIAPGYDHITSAIGATEAGRAGAAMLCYVTPKEHLGLPEREDVREGLAAYRIAAHAADVANGREGASDWDDALSEARYAFDWSEQFELALDPERAKAYHDKTLPGDNYKDARFCSMCGVEFCSMRIDQDAREGDEMASIADETDLEGSAAASVNRPPVGTHDSDAELHHHEGRPTVVGDDD; this is translated from the coding sequence ATGACGACCCAGCTCCAGCGTGCACGAGACGGAGAGATCACGTCGGCGATGGAACGGATCGCAGAGCGCGAGACCGTCGACGCCGAGTTCGTCCGCGAGCAGGTCGCGGACGGACAGGCAGTGATCCCGGCGAACGTCGGCCACGAGACGCTCGACCCGATGATCATCGGCCGGGAGTTCTCGACGAAGGTCAACGCCAACATCGGCAACAGCGAGGAGACGAGCGACCTCGACGGCGAACTGGAGAAGCTCCACACCGCGGTCCACTACGGCGCGGACACGGTGATGGACCTCTCGACGGGCGCGAACTTAGACGAGATCCGCGAGGCAAACGTCGAGCATTCGCCGGTTCCCGTCGGGACGGTCCCGATCTACGAGGCCGTCAAGCGAGCGGGCAGCCCCGAGGAGATCACCCACGAACTCCTGCTGGACGTGATCGAGAAACAGGCCGAGCAGGGCGTCGACTACATGACGATCCACGCGGGCGTGCTGATGGAACACCTCCCGCTGACCGACGGCCGCAAGACCGGGATCGTCTCTCGCGGCGGATCGATCATGGCCAAGTGGATGGAGGAAAACGGGATGCAGAACCCCCTCTACACGAAATACGAGGAGATCTGCGAGATCTTCCGTGAACACGACGTGACCTTCAGTCTCGGCGACGGCCTGCGGCCCGGCTGTATCGCAGACGCGAGCGACGAGGCGCAGTTCGCAGAGCTGGACACCCTGGGTGAACTGACCCGAAAAGCGTGGGACGAGGGCGTCCAGGTGATGGTCGAGGGACCGGGCCACGTGCCCATGGACGAGGTCGCGGACAACGTCGAGCGCCAGCAGGAGGTCTGTGACGGCGCGCCGTTCTACGTCCTCGGCCCGCTGGTGACCGACATCGCGCCCGGCTACGACCACATCACCAGCGCGATCGGCGCGACCGAGGCCGGACGCGCGGGCGCGGCGATGCTGTGTTACGTCACGCCCAAAGAGCACCTCGGCCTGCCAGAACGAGAGGACGTGCGCGAAGGGCTCGCGGCCTACCGGATCGCCGCACACGCCGCCGACGTTGCCAACGGGCGCGAGGGGGCCAGCGACTGGGACGACGCCCTCTCGGAGGCCCGCTACGCCTTCGACTGGTCGGAGCAATTCGAGCTCGCGCTCGACCCCGAGCGCGCGAAGGCCTACCACGACAAGACGCTGCCGGGTGACAACTACAAGGACGCCCGCTTCTGTTCGATGTGTGGCGTCGAGTTCTGCTCGATGCGGATCGATCAGGACGCGCGGGAGGGCGACGAGATGGCGTCGATCGCCGACGAGACCGACCTCGAAGGATCGGCCGCCGCGTCGGTGAACCGACCGCCCGTCGGCACCCACGACAGCGACGCCGAGTTGCACCACCACGAGGGGCGACCGACAGTCGTCGGCGACGACGACTGA